In Cervus canadensis isolate Bull #8, Minnesota chromosome 7, ASM1932006v1, whole genome shotgun sequence, the DNA window cacccaggactgatctcctttaggatgggctggttggatctcctttcagtccaagggactcttaagagtcttctccaatacaacagttcaaaagcatcaattctttggcactcagctttctttatagtccactctcacatccgtacatgaccactggaaaaaccatagccttgactagatggacgtttgttggcaaagtaatgtctgtgctttttaatatacggtctaggttggtcatagcttttcttccaagaggcaagtgtcttttaatttcatggctgcaatcaccatctgcagtgattttggagccccaaaaaataaagtttgccactgtttccacagtttccccatctatttgccatgaagtgatgggatcggatgccatgatctttgttttcagaatgttgagctttaacccaactttttcattctcctctttcactttcatcaagaggctctttagtttttcttcactttctcccataagggtggtgtcatctgcatatctgaggttattgatatttctcccggcaatcttgattccagcttgtgcttcatccagcccagcgtttctcatgatgtactctgcatataagttaaataagcagggtgccaatatacagccttgacatacagcCTAGTCCAGTGGTCACCAGATATTAGAGGGCAGCAGAGCCACCTGGAGGGTGTGATAAGCCACTGCTCAGCATCGGGGCCCAAGGGCGTGCATTTCCAACAAGTTCCCAGAGGCTGCTGGTGCGGGGATTGCACTGAGAGAACCACGAGTTTCCGGAGTGGTCCCAGGGCTGCAGAGCGGGTCCCATCCGTGTTCCAGCTGTcccttgctgtttctttctcttttttttttcaggctcttttctttttttatttatttggctgcacctggtcttagctgtggcatgtgagatctagttccccaaccgcAGATCGAACCCCCCTGCATGGGAagcgtagagtcttaaccactggaccaccaggaaagtccctccctGGCTGTTTCTATAAATGCATCCTGTTTCCTTAGTTCTGTCCACCCAGCTTTATAACACATTCTGATTTCCCATATTTGAGTACATTGAAACTGGTTCTGACACGAAGTTGTGTGGCTTGAAGGACTTGGGAGGAATGTCCTTATCTTGTTGGGTTATGGTTTCCTCCACAGCGGGTTTCCCATTCGGATTTTGCATTCTGTGTTCTTCCCAGGATGTGCACCACCCCTCTCATCTCGTTCATCCTGGACAACTTTGTCCAGGCCATTTCTTTGCTCCGACAGACACGGATACCTTCTCCTTAACCTGTTCTGCTCCCCTGTGAGCTCCAGCCCAGGGTGATGCTTCCAAGGCCTCCCTGAGCCTCTATCATCATCTCTGACAACAGGCAACTCCACCACTTTCAAATGGGATTGGTTTTGCAACCAGCCTCCTGGGTTCTGGTTATACcctgtagatttaaaaaaaagaaaaaagaaaaagcattggTGACTAAAGGATGTTACAAAAGACAAGAAATATACTTGCAAAGAAAGTAGTGACTTTGCAAAGTAGCCcaatccctttcttctccttttttttttttttgtctctagcCGTGTCCCGACTTGGTATTTTTTGGATTAGCCTGTATCCCACTCAGAAGTCACTtttcatgacttccctggtggtccaggggttaagaatccactttgtaatgcaggggacgcaggttcgatccctggtcagggaactaagatcccacatgccatgttaagcccgagcaccacaaccagactgaagcccatgcgccaccaTGAAGATCCTTAGTGTCTCAACTAAGACACGATGCCACCAAAAAtaagataacatttaaaaaaaagaaagcttgcaAGAGAGTCAAGATTTCAGAAAGAATGGCTAGCCAAACAAGAAAAACCCAACATGTACAGGATGgacaaaatacaaaggaaagtAATCACAGGTTTACCTCAAGTTTGTGATGGACTGCGCACAGTGAGAAACAGCAACGTGGTCACTGGCTCGTGACCACGAGGATCACGTCCCATTTCCTGACAACAGCATTGCAGACACAAGGCATAACACTGCTTTCCATTCGGGGAATCAGTGAAGTATGGAAATGTTCAAGGTTTCATGGATGTGGAGGACCAGGACTAACCAGGTGACACTGGTATTTCTGGTCCATGACAGGGGGCAAGGTATTTACGATTTTTGATTCTATGACTTGTATTGGCAGCCTGGCTGCTCACAACCCTCACGTCACTTTTCCATCCACTTTATGTAGAGGGAAGTCTGAATCACTTCCTCTAACCTTCCCTACAGTGTGTGATTAAATATTCGTCTCAGACCATAGCTCCTAAGACATTTTAATGACTGCTTGGCCGGTTCTAAAAACATTCTAATGGCTTTCCATAAGTTTCCTGAGTACCTTTCCTACTCTGGCCTTCTGCAGCCAGCCTCCAGACTCTTGCCAACGATGGGCAGAAGCACAGGAACCATGGAGCCCTTTCAGGCTCTGTCTGATGGGATTAGACAGGAAATGTACGCGTAAACGGGCTGATCCCgctcttctccatttttttttttttttttgtctctggcCTGTCCTGACTTGATATTTTTTGGATCAGCATGTAGCCCACTTAGAAGACCCCTAATTGTAAGCTGCTGATCAGAGTGGCATTTCTCATTCTTATGGAAAGGTCAGAGGGGGCTTTTACTGAACGATCTTCCCAACACCCTCTTCCTGAGAATTCTCTCTTGGCCCCCTTCCCCCTGCTTGTTCTCCTGTGAGGAGCCGCAGCAGCTGCAAGGTGACTGTCCTGCCAGCCTCTCTTGACTGCGCCAGTTGCAGGCCCTTCCGCTGAAGGGCAGGACCAGCTGGGCTGGATCAGGGAGTGAGCAGAGCGGCTCCTGTGAGTGACCACGCCCCACCCCACGTTGCCTAGGGAGCCTGGGGAGCCAGGCACCGTCAGAGAAGGACGCAACCGACTCTGAAGGAAAGCAGCttcagagaacagatttgtggacacagggtgggaaggagaggtgggACAAACTGAGGGAGCACCATTGAAACACACAGGATACCACGTGTGAAATAACTAGCTACTGGGAAGGTGCtgcatataacacagggagctcaaccccgTGCAACCAgaatgggtgggatggggtgagggctgggagggaggttcaagagggaggctGTGTatgcgctcagtcatgttcgactctttgggacccccataaactgcagctctccaggctcctctgtccatgggattctccaggcaagaatactggagctggattggcatttcctcctccaggggctcttcctggcccagggatccagCTCCTGTTTCTTGCATAtgctacattggcaggcagattctttaccgctcgCACcaccaagagggaggggacatatgtatacacagcTGATTCACGCTGTGAGGCAGAaatcaacataacattgtaaagcaattatccttcgattAAAAAACAATggttcagttaaaaaataaaataaagcagctacaggaacttccctggtggtccagtggttaagaatctgcctttcaagcaggggacataggttcaacccctggttggggaactaagatcccatggcaatactgagcctgtgtgctctggAACCCACTTGctacaatgaagacccagcacaaataaactttaaaaagcagcTACAGACTGCCCCCTCCCCCTAAGAAAGGCCGCTCTCCTCACAGAAGCATCCATTCTCCCTCCAGCTTCAGATCATCCCTGATATTCTGGATTCTAAGAGATGCTCTAAGAAACTCTTGTACCCTTAAAAGAAGCTGCCCTTTTCCTTAAGACAGTTTGAAGTGGCTTATTGTTGCTTACAACCAAAAGGAATCTAAAGAATTGTAGTGCATGAAAACATTTCATAGTGTGCtgtaaaggaaaaagaagaatatttaGGCTTGGAatcagaaagggggaaaaaatcatgaATTGAAAACCCATGGCATGCTAGGCCATAAGTCATGCTTAATACTTTCCCAACATTGTTTCGTATAATTCTCACCACAGTCCTTtgagatagattttttaaaaatatttatttatttgactgcaccaggtcttagttgtggtacacaggatccttgatctttgctgtggcatttgactcttttttgtggcatgtgggatctagttccctgaccagggatcgaacccaggccccctgcattgggagtggagAGTGTTAACcgcaggaccaccagggaagtccctgaggtaACTGTTAatgtcatttttcaaataaataaataaaggtttgGAGAGGCTGCTTAACTTACCAAGATCGCACAGCTAAGAGCCAAGAGTCAGAATTGTatccaggactgctgctgctgctaagtcacttcagtcgtgtccgaccctgtgcaaccccatagatggcagcccaccaggctccgctgtccctgggcttctccaggcaagaacactggagtgggttgccatttccttctccaatgcctgaaagtgaaaagtgaaagttaagtcgctcagtcgtgtctgactcttcgagaccccatggacagcagcctacctgtctcctccatccatgggattttccaggcaagagtactggagtgggctgccattgccttcttcaatcCAGGACTGTCTGACCACAAAATTCCCTGGTGCCTAGCACTTGGTATATTCAACTTCACTATTACGGGTCTAAAGATCACAGGCAACTCCTTTGGTGTAAAAATTAGAGGAGATAATACATCAAATCTAAAGGATTTGTAAGCCATATGGTTATTAGATCCCCAAACCAGCCTCTATGTGAACTTTTCCATGAACTAGACAAATGAAATATGGTTTTAAAGTGGCATATTTTCAGCataatggatggacctagagattatcatactgagtgaagtaagtcagacagagaaggagaaatattgtatgatgtcccttagatgtggaatctaaaaagaaatgatgtaaatgaacttacttacaagacagaaacacactcacagacttCAGAATGAGATTGTGGTTGCTTAGCGGGAGGatagggagaagggatagttaggaagtttgggatggactgctatgtttaaaatggataactaacaaggcctgctgtatagcacggggaacttttctcaatgttatgtgacagcctggatgggaggagagcttAGGGgagaatgcatacatgtatatgtgtggccgAGTCCCTtcgctcttcacctgaaactatcccaGCGTTGCTAATAGACCATGTGCGTGCATgagtgcttagttgcttcagtcgtgtctgactctttgcgaccccacagactgtagcccaccaggctcctctgtccatgggatcctccaagcaagaatactggagtgggttgccatgccctcctccaggtgatcttcctgacccagggatcgaacctgtgtctcctgcattgtaagtggattctttactgctgagtcaccagggaagccccccccccaatacaaaataaaaagttgttttttttttttttcttaaaaaaaggaaaaaaagagaaatgcacagaatagaaataaaaggcaggaaaataaagtggcatgttttattttttatttgtttggccttgctgcaggatcttaattccccaactagAGAGtgacctgtgccccctgcagtggaagtgtggcaaCCTAACCACAGGATCACTAGTGAATTCCCTGAAGTGGcatgttttaaatgaattatctCATACAACGTGTTTTTAGGCACTGAATGGAGCCAGAGATCCCACCCACATCAGCTTCTCTGTGACACACTTTTCAGGTTGTcacatgttttcagttttctaggTTGACACCTGTGTGGGGAACCCAAACACAGCATCACCTTTACCCTCACCTACTGAACTGCAATAGGACTGTGACAGCTGAAGAGCCCAAACAGTGACGCAGCGGAGATGAAACAGGTGATAATGATGATCCCAACAAAGGTTTACTTGTTCCTGCAAGTCAACACAGCGTAGGCACAGCATCAACTACAGAGCTACGCAAGACTCCTACCCAGGTGGGTGGAGAAGAGACTGGCTTAGGGAGTCACCAGTATCTGCTCCTGGAGACTCAGGATGTGTTTCCCTGGCCAATCTCCCTAATAGGGGGGACCAGCCTGAGCCtggggtcaggcagatcccctggagaagggaatggctggctacccactccagtattcttacctggagaatcccatggatagaggagcctggcgggctacagtccatggggttgcaaagagtaaaatgaaatacgactgagcgactaatactaaACACTAAGCCTGAGCCAGAAAATGTCATTTCCTGTGATTTACAGAGCCTTCTTTATTGTCAAAAGGCTTACAGTTCTGATTTAAATTAAATCTGAAGTGCCCtaattaaagttttattatgCAAGGCACCTAGGCTATTTACATAACTTAAACACATGAACATAGCTCAGTAATAGATCAAGGGTGACAAGGCAACTGGAACCAGGTAAACAGATCCTTATAAGAAGACAGGTTCGAATCTTAGTGCTGTACATTTACCATCAAGCCTGATTATAAATGGAGTTCTTCTTTTAAGGGTTTATACTATCCTGATTTGTTAAAGTTAATTTAAATTAAGTTCCCACACACCTGGCATTCTTCAGCGCTAGGTGACCTAACTACAAGTCACACgtgttattttatataaatgcattaaGACAAAATTGTACAAGGTGGTCTTGGCACAGACAGACTGATTACTCTTAACGGTGGATACAAGCAATTCTTCTATCTCTATTGTTGTTTCGTCGccaagttgtgcccaactcttttgcaagcccatggactggggccggccaggctccttctgtccatgggacttcccaggcaagaataccggagtgggttgccatttctttctccaggagatcttcccagggattgaacccatgtcacctgcattgcaggcgattctttaccactgagccacctcggaagccacCTTAACTCTGTTAGTTCAATGTAATGTGGAAAGTGGTAGGATTTGAGgagcctaaggaaaaaaaaaggagaaaagaaaagaaactcatatGTTTGTCAACTTTGTGTAAAGATGGAGTTTATCACATCTTCATTAGGAAATCAATTTTCATTAATTCTTTGTCTTGCCAAATGCTCAATCCTTtaagttttcttctgtttccactTTAAGACCATTTCTAGAACTATTAGAGGGCTTTCATCTGGGACACTTGGTATGGATGAAATGGAGATGGAAGATCAGAATCAGAAGCCTGGCTGGGCCAGAGGTCCAGCATCTcaaactattaaaatattcttgGTATTTTGGGTGAGGAGATAGAGCCCCTGGGAACGTGATACAAATTCTATACCCTTTCTCCAGAAACACAGATAAACACATGTTCTATCCAATTTCAGCGTGTTCATAgactccccactcccatcccctcAGACTCTTTCACCGATTGCCTAGTATTTTTGAGCCCCAGACTAAATCTGATTCTGCAAAAACCACAACCTCAATCAACAGGTGGCACTGTTCTGGTTGGCTGGGAGCCCCAAGCTGGGGTCATCAGGTGCTCAGGTGAACTCTGCCTGAGCCCGGTCATCAGGTGCCTCTTGCCCTGCTGCTGTCAGGCCAGGCTGGGTGAGTCTGGACTGTGTGGGTCCCGAAGACCCCTGAAAGGGGTTAGGGGTTTATCTGGAAATATTTATGCCCTTTAGGCTTGATGTGAGGTCTCCTTCCTAAGCCAGAGCTACATAAAGAAGCTCATTGCAGGAATTATCTCCCTCACCTCCTCTGATGCCAAAGATGGGAAAAGTGAAGcctgtgggctggggtggggcaccTTAGCCAGGGTCCCTCAAACCTCCTGCGGCCCGAGCATGTATGGAGGGGTTTGCTCTGCTTCCTCCCCGAGGCTCTGGGGCGTGGTCCCGATGGCCAGGTGCCACGGACCCCACCGGTCTCGGGTGCAACGGTTTCTCCTAGCCTGTCACTCCAAACCCCACCTGGGGACGGCTGATTCCCTGACTCTGCGGAAGACCGGGTGGAAGCGCGGTGCTTGCCAGGCCTGGGCTCAGGCCCAGCCCCCGCGCGCAGAGGACCCACCTCCCTGAGCCCGCCCCGCCCACCGGGAACCGcctcctggccccgcccccgaGCCCAGGGACCGCCCTGGAAGCCCCTCCCCCAGCGTCGAGGACACTCCTTCGGCCCTGCCCTCACGCGCCGAGGGCTCTTCCCTTGGCCCCGCCCACATGCCTCGAGGGCCCCACCTCCCGACGCTGGCCCCGTCCCGTCCTTAGAGGATCTCCGCCCCTTAGCCCCGCCCCTACGCTCTGAGGGCCCGCCCCTCGACCCGCCCCCACAGACCACGCCCCCACAAGCCACGCCCCAGCAGAGGACCCGCCCTTGGCCACGCCCTCCCCAGGCGCCGCCGAAGACCCGCCTTCCGGCCGGCCCCAGTATCCCGGAGCCGCTGAGGCTCGGGCGCGGCGCTTCTTCCGCGGTGCCGGCGGACTCGCTCGACCCGTGGCGTCCAGGCCGGCTCCTCCGCGCCTCTCCCGTGGGCGCGCCTTCCGCGGAAGAAGCCGCCGCCGCCGGTAAGTGGGCCGCGCGCTCGTCTGCTAGACGGAAGCCGAGGGAGCCGGGCGGCGTCTCCTCCCGCGGGCCCGCGAGCGGCGGTGGCGTCCTCGCCGGGTGCCCAGGGGTTCGGGCGGCGCCTCGGGGGCGCGCCCGGGCTGCATGCAGGTGGCTCTGTGGAGCGCGCACTGCAGCAGCGCAGGGACAGCCCGAACGAGCCCCGCCAGTGGGCGTGGGGGCGCCGGCCCGGGACCCCTCGACCCCACCCCCAGAGGCCGCCCGCCAGCCTGAGccgggcccccacccccacccccaggtctcCCCGGCTCCCGGCGGCGAAGGCGGGCAGGCCCGGCACGCGCGCGCGGCCTTCTCGTCCGGCAGGTGGAGGTCAGGTGGGTCACGGCCCGCCAGCTGGTCGGCGGATGCTGGAGCCGCGCGCGCCTTTGTTTTTGCTCCCGGTCCTGTTCGGGAAGCTGGGCTAAGAATTGAGACCTTTTGTGAGATGAAGGTTGTCCCCGTGGAGGAAagaccacccccaccaccaccccaagtCTTCCAGActgtcctctggagaagggaatctgaGCCGCAGTGCGCGCTCGGCCCGCCCGGCCCCTGCATCGTCTTGCAGTCTCGCCGCCGGCTGCTGACGCCCTGAATGGTCCTTAAAGCATCTCTGCCCCACTTATGGAGGCTGTTACCCTCAGGTGTTTTCCCTGACCTCGGTCAACTGCCCTACCCTCGGGAGAACCctggtaggattttttttttttggtaagaaagtGGAGGCGCCTCTTCCCCGCCAAAGCTGGCGCCCATTGTATGCCTCACGTTTTTCCACTACAATCTAATTACCATCTGAAAGACCCCATTCAAAATCTTGTGTGGCCTAGAGTCGATTAAACCGCTTGCAGATGAGTGTTTTTCTCGTGCTGAGACAGAGGATCATTATTTATCGATAAGTGGATCTCTCTCTTGAGAGGTGTgactttttgacatttttttcgcttttatgttttcttctcagaAACAGGTCCTTCATGTCAGCATCTCTAAAACTAACTTCTTTTGGATCTGGGTGGTTGATTTTTCACTTCAGCTTGCTTTTCTAAGAAATTAAGCGTGGTTAGGGTGAGAGATTCCCAGCTGAGAGTTTTCCGTTTTTTTTCCGGCGGATTCATCTGGCCCCATGTGCTTGTTTATAGGACTGCTGCTTTGGGTGTAATGGTTACTAAGTTGTTATACTCACTCTTACTGAGTTATTGAGTCTCTCACAGAAAAGGTATTCGGAGGAGATTGCAAAATCATTGTCAGGAGAGCTCGATAAAGGTTACACTCTTGAGTTTCACCTGTGGCGTAATATGGTCGAGGCTCTGTGGCACCCGGCTGGCCTGAACTGGAATCTTGATTCTGCCAGTTGCCTGTCTTGGGACCCTGGCACCTTTTTTGGAAGGCCTCAATCCCAACATCCTCATCTGGAAGCTGATGATACCATCTCTTAGGACTTTTGTGTATGGCGTGAGAGAAATACATGCAGAAATGATGGGTTTACCAAGCCCACCCAGGAGTCTTGCTTATGAGCATAGCATCAGGTGCcccatattttgaaataaaagagcTTGCTTGACTGTTTCCAAACTTCTTTCCCGGGCTGTTAGTGACATCAAGGAGGCTTTCTTATAACCAACCATAACGTTGAGCTGCTCCAGTTACCCGCTCTTACTGGGCTTAGACCTTGCTTGCCATGAGCAGTGGTGCCCCTTGGCTATCCCCACGTCCTAAACACACGTGCTGTCACTGACAATGCTCTCTTCCTGCTAGCAAGCGCCCACACTCGTGGACTTGGAGGACTTCTCTGCTGTTCGTTGGGCTCCCTCTGCCCTTCTTGCCATCATCACTCTGTGTAcacattcagtttttaaaacgTATCCTTTAGTTTTTATTGTACTTTCATCCTTTTGGCAGtaccttgaggcatgtgggatctttgttccccaaccagggatggaacccatgccgcCTGCACTGGCATCAAGGAGTCTTaattactggactgccagggaagttccatgcCATGTTAAACTGAAATTACGTGTTTAGGCATTTCCTCTTTTATT includes these proteins:
- the LOC122444721 gene encoding basic proline-rich protein-like, which produces MARGPTSLSPPRPPGTASWPRPRAQGPPWKPLPQRRGHSFGPALTRRGLFPWPRPHASRAPPPDAGPVPSLEDLRPLAPPLRSEGPPLDPPPQTTPPQATPQQRTRPWPRPPQAPPKTRLPAGPSIPEPLRLGRGASSAVPADSLDPWRPGRLLRASPVGAPSAEEAAAAGKWAARSSARRKPREPGGVSSRGPASGGGVLAGCPGVRAAPRGRARAACRWLCGARTAAAQGQPERAPPVGVGAPARDPSTPPPEAARQPEPGPHPHPQVSPAPGGEGGQARHARAAFSSGRWRSGGSRPASWSADAGAARAFVFAPGPVREAGLRIETFCEMKVVPVEERPPPPPPQVFQTVLWRRESEPQCALGPPGPCIVLQSRRRLLTP